One genomic region from Euzebya tangerina encodes:
- a CDS encoding serine/threonine-protein kinase: MTRIADYRVLEPLGNGSHGQVHKAFPPERLGMGTELVALKVFDRSTDYAEYQRVVEEVQVYAAAANQSDELANMFDVGRHGERLFISMAYYPEGSLAARARGLTKKQVVQLVASAARGAHALHEAGVVHREIKPTNILLADTEHGVLSDLGLAHVVSPGQTVTGLGVSSLETMEPGLVRGEKSARASDIWSLGACLHWGLTGLGVFADLPDSSLIAVLRHIMTASPRIADDGIPPPIREVLARCLDQDRMERYGTALELADDLQTIVEGIGR, encoded by the coding sequence ATGACGCGAATCGCTGACTACCGGGTGCTGGAACCACTGGGCAACGGCAGTCATGGGCAGGTCCACAAGGCGTTCCCGCCCGAGCGACTGGGGATGGGCACGGAACTGGTCGCGCTCAAGGTCTTCGACCGGTCGACGGACTACGCCGAGTACCAGCGAGTCGTCGAAGAGGTCCAGGTCTACGCGGCCGCTGCCAACCAATCTGATGAGCTCGCCAACATGTTCGACGTCGGTCGGCACGGCGAGCGCCTCTTCATCTCGATGGCCTACTACCCCGAGGGGTCATTGGCCGCCCGCGCACGTGGTCTGACCAAGAAGCAGGTCGTGCAGCTCGTTGCATCCGCCGCCCGTGGCGCCCACGCGCTCCACGAGGCCGGCGTCGTGCACCGCGAGATCAAGCCGACCAACATCCTGCTCGCCGACACCGAGCACGGCGTCCTGTCCGACCTGGGTCTGGCTCACGTCGTCTCCCCGGGCCAGACCGTGACCGGGCTGGGCGTCTCCTCCCTCGAGACGATGGAGCCGGGTCTGGTCCGCGGTGAGAAGAGCGCCCGCGCCTCGGACATCTGGTCGCTGGGGGCCTGCCTCCACTGGGGTCTGACCGGGCTCGGGGTGTTCGCGGACCTCCCGGACTCCAGTCTCATCGCGGTGCTCCGTCACATCATGACCGCCTCCCCCCGGATTGCCGATGACGGCATCCCGCCGCCGATTCGCGAGGTGCTGGCCCGGTGCCTGGACCAGGACCGCATGGAGCGCTACGGCACGGCTCTGGAGTTGGCGGATGACCTGCAGACGATCGTGGAGGGCATTGGCCGATGA
- a CDS encoding FHA domain-containing protein, producing MSSEDVHVALVPGDGVVARRGVGLMVMLPGGADEVREQLVAAFEEACTDEATPGRMMARKLVGLLSQSDPDALPPFGACAPNERGWAVILHQGVALHLTSAGETEVVSGYDASTWVDRIVDGEFDAMSLLADGSTPPEVDSRFRLDSGVVPGAGATIVPRDAVPGARPAAPAAQMAVPAAQPAAAMEETADEPAETSTAPSMPQAEADTAADVPADAGAEPSADEPAAGQQTTIDSAQDETITSMPEAPPVDADPGLPGRQPPPATPPPDEPSGGIFTAGPAPAPPAPGLAEQTPAVQTPAAPPPLPSGFAQAPTPTDNPEQQGVFEATPASQDIPRSLTDPAAADPADNAPQHEEEDEPPTLIQAPSREAAEPAPIEGTPEPEAMPDADVAFESVPLADIGIDGKREALPVLTVDTPKEETEDSDAPLVHGVMSPAGYFNHPDALYCAVTGVAMLHRTHVLVERPRPPLGVVVADDGSTFTLNANYVVGREPERDPLVDGDDARPLKLQDTERSLSRVHAEIRLQDWDVFVVDRGSANGTYVLPRGAQQWKRLVADVEEKIVPGTRVAFGKRVVTYESHHQINQAAG from the coding sequence ATGAGCAGCGAAGACGTCCACGTAGCTCTTGTTCCCGGCGACGGTGTGGTGGCCCGTCGCGGCGTCGGCCTGATGGTGATGTTGCCTGGCGGGGCCGACGAGGTGCGCGAGCAGCTCGTCGCTGCCTTCGAGGAGGCCTGCACCGACGAGGCAACTCCCGGACGCATGATGGCGCGGAAGCTGGTCGGCCTGCTCAGCCAGAGCGATCCCGATGCCCTGCCGCCCTTCGGTGCCTGCGCGCCGAACGAGCGTGGCTGGGCCGTCATCCTCCATCAGGGGGTGGCGCTGCACCTGACCTCCGCCGGCGAGACCGAGGTGGTTTCGGGCTACGACGCCTCCACCTGGGTCGACCGCATCGTGGATGGCGAGTTCGACGCGATGTCCTTGCTGGCCGACGGCAGCACCCCTCCCGAGGTCGACAGCCGCTTCCGGCTGGACAGCGGGGTGGTCCCGGGTGCCGGCGCCACGATCGTGCCGCGCGATGCGGTGCCCGGCGCACGCCCGGCCGCGCCCGCAGCCCAGATGGCGGTGCCGGCCGCGCAGCCAGCCGCGGCGATGGAGGAGACGGCTGACGAGCCAGCCGAGACCAGCACGGCACCGTCGATGCCGCAGGCCGAAGCTGACACGGCTGCCGACGTCCCCGCGGACGCGGGTGCGGAGCCCTCGGCCGACGAGCCCGCGGCGGGGCAGCAGACGACCATCGACTCGGCGCAGGACGAGACCATCACGAGCATGCCGGAGGCCCCGCCGGTCGACGCGGACCCCGGTCTACCAGGCCGACAGCCTCCGCCGGCCACCCCACCCCCGGACGAGCCGTCGGGTGGGATCTTCACCGCCGGTCCCGCACCGGCCCCGCCCGCCCCCGGCCTCGCCGAGCAGACACCAGCCGTCCAGACGCCGGCCGCACCGCCGCCGCTCCCGAGTGGCTTCGCGCAGGCACCGACGCCCACGGACAACCCTGAGCAGCAGGGCGTCTTCGAGGCGACTCCGGCATCACAGGACATCCCCCGATCGCTCACGGATCCCGCCGCCGCCGACCCTGCGGACAACGCTCCGCAGCACGAGGAGGAGGACGAGCCGCCGACCTTGATCCAGGCCCCAAGTCGTGAGGCGGCCGAGCCCGCCCCGATCGAGGGGACACCGGAGCCGGAGGCGATGCCTGATGCGGACGTCGCCTTCGAGTCCGTCCCGCTGGCTGACATCGGCATCGACGGCAAGCGCGAGGCCCTCCCGGTCCTCACCGTCGACACGCCGAAGGAGGAGACCGAGGACAGCGACGCGCCGTTGGTCCACGGGGTGATGTCTCCGGCGGGGTACTTCAACCACCCTGACGCCCTGTACTGCGCGGTGACCGGTGTGGCGATGCTGCACCGCACCCACGTGCTGGTCGAGCGGCCCCGCCCACCGCTCGGGGTGGTCGTCGCCGACGACGGGTCGACCTTCACCCTCAACGCCAACTACGTCGTCGGTCGCGAGCCGGAACGTGACCCGCTGGTCGACGGGGACGATGCGCGTCCCCTCAAGCTGCAGGACACCGAACGGTCCCTGTCACGCGTTCACGCGGAGATCCGTCTGCAGGACTGGGACGTCTTCGTCGTCGACCGCGGGTCGGCCAACGGCACCTACGTGCTGCCGCGGGGCGCCCAGCAGTGGAAGCGACTGGTCGCAGACGTCGAGGAGAAGATCGTCCCCGGCACACGCGTGGCGTTCGGCAAGCGGGTCGTGACCTACGAGTCCCACCACCAGATCAACCAGGCGGCCGGCTGA
- a CDS encoding cation:proton antiporter, translating to MLSGSQVIAFVLFDLAVILVAARACGAAARRVGQPAVVGEIIAGVLLGPTLLGPALAGLDNPPGFLDCEAALALVEVAPSVTSCLFPPQAQGVLNGFGQLALLLFMFLAGLELDFSQLAGKYVQIVTVAVAVVAVPVVVAFGINPILYTDVFIGQDSVSSVAFALFVAALISITALPIMVRILQEKGIATSDLGAVGIAAAAVVTVLMFLLVSLASGVAAGRSTAALVGNVGLAGVYLAVMVFLVRPVLARRLGGPYMDRVDELGLLTPTDGPVRDRDDDAWSQMDEFAPAGAGTAMSHAMFAWILVLVLLSGWVAHLLGINVIVGGFVAGVILPVRKGLVRDMTTELFDFTVVILLPVFLAFAGLNTDFSALTVGALPGLVVFLVACVAAKWGAGALVGRTVGLSAGESNLLGILMNCRGLLPLVVALIGVQQQVISPALQVGAVIMALVTTAMTGPLFDRFNSAEPVTTA from the coding sequence ATGTTGAGTGGCAGTCAGGTCATCGCCTTCGTCCTGTTCGACTTGGCCGTCATCCTGGTGGCGGCGCGGGCCTGCGGAGCGGCGGCGCGTCGAGTCGGCCAACCGGCGGTCGTGGGCGAGATCATCGCGGGCGTCCTGCTGGGCCCCACCCTGCTCGGTCCGGCCCTGGCCGGATTGGACAATCCCCCCGGCTTCCTCGACTGCGAGGCCGCGTTGGCCCTGGTCGAGGTGGCGCCGAGCGTGACGTCCTGTCTGTTCCCACCGCAAGCTCAGGGCGTCCTGAACGGCTTCGGGCAACTGGCTCTGCTGCTGTTCATGTTCCTGGCCGGTCTCGAGCTCGACTTCTCCCAGTTGGCCGGCAAGTACGTGCAGATCGTGACGGTGGCGGTGGCCGTCGTCGCCGTTCCGGTCGTCGTCGCATTCGGCATCAACCCGATCCTGTACACCGACGTCTTCATCGGGCAGGACTCGGTCAGCAGCGTCGCGTTCGCGCTGTTCGTCGCGGCGCTCATCTCGATCACCGCACTGCCGATCATGGTGCGGATCCTGCAGGAGAAGGGGATCGCCACCAGCGATCTCGGGGCAGTCGGCATCGCCGCTGCGGCCGTGGTGACCGTTCTCATGTTCCTGCTGGTCTCGTTGGCGTCCGGCGTTGCTGCGGGTCGGTCCACCGCGGCACTGGTGGGCAACGTCGGATTGGCCGGGGTGTACCTGGCGGTGATGGTCTTCCTGGTCCGACCGGTGCTGGCACGGCGACTGGGTGGGCCCTACATGGACCGGGTCGATGAGTTGGGGCTGCTCACCCCCACGGACGGGCCGGTGCGTGACCGCGACGACGACGCCTGGTCCCAGATGGACGAGTTCGCGCCGGCTGGTGCAGGGACGGCGATGAGTCACGCCATGTTCGCGTGGATCCTCGTGCTGGTGCTCCTCAGCGGGTGGGTGGCTCATCTGCTCGGCATCAACGTCATCGTGGGCGGGTTCGTGGCCGGTGTGATCCTCCCGGTGCGCAAGGGCTTGGTCCGAGACATGACCACCGAGCTGTTCGACTTCACCGTCGTAATCCTGCTCCCGGTCTTCCTCGCCTTCGCAGGGCTGAACACGGACTTCTCCGCGCTGACCGTCGGGGCTCTCCCCGGCCTGGTGGTCTTCCTGGTCGCGTGCGTCGCCGCGAAGTGGGGTGCCGGCGCGCTGGTGGGGCGGACGGTGGGCTTGAGCGCAGGCGAGAGCAACCTGCTCGGAATCCTGATGAACTGTCGGGGACTCCTCCCGCTGGTGGTCGCACTCATCGGGGTGCAGCAGCAGGTGATCAGCCCGGCCCTGCAGGTCGGCGCCGTCATCATGGCCCTCGTCACCACGGCGATGACCGGACCGCTGTTCGACCGGTTCAACAGCGCTGAGCCGGTGACGACCGCCTGA
- a CDS encoding phospholipase D-like domain-containing protein has translation MEKAEAVLEGVTGSHVIPGNEVEVLRNGEQIFPAMLEAIRSAERTVDLLTYVYWTGDIAQEIAHTLAEQARKGLRVRVILDWQGSWAMDNALADEMVEAGCLVERFRESDERPTRLHHRTHRKLLVCDESVAFTGGVGIAEEWEGDARNPEEWRETHFRVTGPAVRPMVSSFIEHWVECGHPSFSDDDHFPDLEPAGSTSLMVLRGSSGPFWHDIGLAMDVLLRGAQDTINLTTAYFAPGERMLGLLAEAVGRGVTVRVLLPGSHMDRRVVQLASADEYEQLLDAGVEVWHYEQTMLHAKIVTVDGHLCLFGSANVDERSMRHNEELAVVGFDTALCDTLDEHFEADLEVSEQIDLERWRDRPAWRKLVEKAVDPIEHWL, from the coding sequence GTGGAGAAGGCAGAAGCCGTCCTTGAAGGCGTGACCGGGTCACACGTGATCCCTGGGAACGAGGTGGAGGTGCTGCGCAACGGCGAACAGATCTTCCCGGCCATGCTGGAGGCGATCCGGTCGGCCGAACGGACCGTCGACCTGCTGACCTACGTCTACTGGACCGGGGACATCGCCCAGGAGATCGCCCACACGCTGGCGGAGCAGGCGCGCAAGGGGTTGCGCGTCCGGGTGATCCTGGACTGGCAGGGCAGTTGGGCGATGGACAACGCCCTGGCCGATGAGATGGTCGAGGCCGGCTGCCTGGTCGAGCGCTTTCGTGAGTCAGATGAACGACCGACCCGCCTTCACCATCGCACGCATCGCAAGCTGCTGGTGTGTGACGAGTCGGTTGCCTTCACCGGCGGCGTGGGCATCGCCGAGGAGTGGGAAGGCGACGCCCGGAATCCCGAGGAGTGGCGCGAGACCCACTTCCGCGTCACCGGACCCGCGGTGCGGCCGATGGTGTCCTCCTTCATCGAGCACTGGGTCGAGTGCGGTCACCCCTCCTTCTCCGACGACGACCACTTCCCGGACCTCGAGCCCGCCGGCTCGACGAGCCTGATGGTCCTGCGAGGATCGTCGGGACCCTTCTGGCACGACATCGGCCTCGCAATGGACGTGCTGCTCCGGGGCGCCCAGGACACGATCAACCTGACGACCGCCTACTTCGCGCCGGGCGAGCGGATGCTCGGTCTGCTGGCCGAAGCGGTCGGCCGTGGCGTCACCGTCCGGGTGCTGCTGCCCGGCAGCCACATGGACCGTCGGGTCGTGCAGCTCGCCTCCGCCGACGAGTACGAGCAGCTGCTCGACGCCGGTGTGGAGGTGTGGCACTACGAGCAGACGATGCTGCATGCCAAGATCGTGACCGTCGACGGGCACCTGTGCCTGTTCGGGTCGGCCAACGTGGACGAGCGGAGCATGCGTCACAACGAGGAGTTGGCGGTCGTCGGGTTCGACACCGCGCTGTGCGACACCCTGGACGAGCACTTCGAGGCCGACCTCGAGGTCAGCGAGCAGATCGACCTGGAGCGCTGGCGCGACCGGCCGGCATGGCGAAAGCTGGTGGAGAAGGCGGTCGACCCGATCGAGCACTGGCTCTGA